A window of Pusillimonas sp. T7-7 contains these coding sequences:
- a CDS encoding alpha/beta hydrolase: MLARTEKITFQGQAGAIDCALDLPMITPIGWALVLHPHPLHGGARDNKIVTTISRACVERGLVAVRPDFRGVGDSAGEFDAAVGETADMQQLIPQFTQAYPEAAAGKWVLAGFSFGTSVAAQLYSALAEQSQPVPDALLLFGPAVERFKFRTVSVPDDTLLVHGEADEVVPLSEAMSFAQEHDLPVTVVPGASHFFHGKLVVLKRLLQQRLGLL, from the coding sequence ATGCTTGCCCGTACCGAGAAAATAACTTTTCAAGGCCAGGCCGGGGCTATCGACTGCGCCCTGGACCTTCCCATGATCACGCCCATAGGCTGGGCCCTGGTGCTGCATCCGCATCCGCTGCATGGCGGCGCCCGCGATAATAAAATCGTCACGACTATTTCCCGGGCCTGCGTAGAGCGCGGCTTGGTTGCTGTGCGCCCTGATTTTCGCGGGGTAGGTGATTCGGCCGGCGAGTTCGATGCTGCCGTGGGTGAAACGGCCGATATGCAGCAACTGATTCCGCAGTTTACCCAAGCCTACCCGGAAGCAGCCGCCGGCAAGTGGGTATTGGCCGGATTCTCTTTTGGCACATCGGTGGCTGCGCAATTGTATTCGGCTCTGGCAGAGCAGTCGCAGCCCGTACCTGATGCGTTATTATTGTTTGGGCCTGCGGTGGAACGATTCAAGTTTCGAACTGTCTCTGTTCCTGACGATACTTTATTAGTCCATGGCGAGGCCGACGAAGTCGTGCCTTTGTCTGAAGCCATGAGCTTCGCCCAAGAGCACGACCTTCCTGTAACGGTCGTGCCTGGCGCCAGTCATTTCTTTCATGGCAAGCTCGTTGTGCTGAAGCGTTTATTGCAGCAGCGGCTGGGTTTGCTATGA